The window CCGCGAAGAGGGCACCATCTACACCGTCCGCGGACTCGGCAGCTTCGTCAGCCAGCCAAGCGACGCCAAGCCGCCGGAAGACGAGGCGTCCAGCAAGTAGGCTCCGGACCGTGACTCGCAGGATCGACTTCTACAACGACCCGCAAGCGCCAGCCGCGAACAGCCTCGTCCCCTCGGTCAACGTCGTCGTCACCAACGAGGCCAGCCACGTCCTCCTGATCCGTCGCTCCGACAACGGCAACTGGGCCCTACCGGGCGGAGCCATCGACCTCGGCGAGTCCATCCCGTCAGCGGCCATACGAGAAACGCTGGAAGAGACGGGCATCACCTGTGAGATCACGGGGATCGTCGGAACCTACAGCGACCCCAACCACGTCATCCTCTACACGAGCAAC is drawn from Nonomuraea muscovyensis and contains these coding sequences:
- a CDS encoding NUDIX hydrolase; its protein translation is MTRRIDFYNDPQAPAANSLVPSVNVVVTNEASHVLLIRRSDNGNWALPGGAIDLGESIPSAAIRETLEETGITCEITGIVGTYSDPNHVILYTSNGEVRQEFSIVLTARAVSGEPTPSKESREVRWVPRGDLSNYRMDRSMRLRISHYLQADGSQKPYIS